A region of the Prevotella intermedia ATCC 25611 = DSM 20706 genome:
GACGGTGGCACACTCTGCTTTGAGCCTACAAATGCAGGCGATGAAAGTACTTTAGGTACAGGAAAGATTTCGTTAATGGGTACTACTGCCCCGAGATTGATATTCAACTACGGGCGTAAAGACTTCCCCGACACCAAACTTGTTGTGTTTGCACAGCGTCCTGACGGCACACGCACCGAACTGAAGACCATTGATTACTCTAAAATAAATGGGAACGAAGCGTGGCTGACCGAAGTTTTATCGTTGGACGGATTTGAAAACGAACGCTACATATTCGTTGGTTTCAAAGCCATTGGCGGCGATAACCGTGCGCCAATCTTTGTCGATAACATTCGCATAATGGAAGTTCAGCGACACAACTTGGCTGTTACCGTATCTGGAACAGGCAAGGTTATCAAGGGACGCAATGCCAAACTGAATGTGAAAGTTGAAAACATCGGCGAGCGCAGTGCTGAAGAGTTCACCATACGCATAAAGTCTGCGGACAAGGAAATTACTTCTTCCGACCAGACGGAGGCACTCGCATCGTTCAATAATCGCACACTGACCTTCGATGTTCCTACATCTGCCATCATTGCAGAAGCGAAAGAGATGAAGGTAGTGGCAGAAGTTGAATACGATAAGGACTTGGACAACACCGACAACAAAGCCGAGTTTATCATCAGACTCGAAGATTCTGAAAAGCCAAAGGTTCGGGATTTGCGTGGAGTAAGGGAACAATCGAAGGTTTCGCTTATATGGAGAGCTCCAAGTATAGAGCCACAGACCGTAACGGAAGACTTCGAACGCTACGACGCATGGTCTACAGAGTTCGGCGATTGGACTCTGGTGGACGGCAACAAGGGCTATGCAGGCGGTTTCTTCAACGACCTTTGGTACCCTAACCAGTTTACGCAGTTTGCTTATATCATCTTCAATCCGTATGTCTTGGGCGAAGATGTGCCACGCCTTAATCCGTGGTTGCTGCCGTCCTCGGGCAAGCAATACGCTGCTGTTCCTTACGAACTCGATGCCACTGGACAGGCTTATGTGAACAGCGATAACTGGATTATCAGTCCGAAACTCTCTGGGCAGGCGCAAACCATCTCGTTCTATGTGCACAATATGATGGTGAACAACGTTGCTTATATTGAGAATTACGACGTGCTTTGTTCGACAACAGGCAACGAGATAGCCGATTTCACCAACACTGTTGTTAAGAACCGAGAAGCCGTTTCGGGCGAATGGGAGAAGATAACCATTGACGTGCCTGCAGGTACGACCTACTTTGCAATCCATCAGACGACACCGCAGACAGGTCTTATGTTCGGTATCGACGACGTAACTTTCATTAAAGCGACGCCTGTGCCTACGCACTATGGCATCTATCGTGAGGGAGAGCGTATCGACAAGGTAACAGCTACACAGTTCTATTATGTAGACAATGCTGCAGGAAACAATAATCGCTATGCCGTAACAGCAATTTATGCCGACGGAACAGAGTCTGCTCCGGCTGAAGTCAATATTCCTACGGGAATCGACAGCGTTGTCATGGACGGCAAACCAGTAGATGTTTATACTATCGACGGCAAACTTGTGCGTCGCCAGACAACCACACTTCGTGGTCTGCGCAAGGGCGTATATGTTGTTGGAAACAAGAAAGTAGTAGTAGAATAGACAATTTTTTGTCGGTGTCTTCGTTCTTATCAGTCGGGGACACCGACATTTCTCTAACCATAAGGTAATGGAAAAACCGAGCAGCAAATGCAGTTCGTTTCCCCACTGGATATTCATTTTTTAAACATATATATATGAAAATTAAACAAAACCTATTCGTAGCCCTGGTGCTTCTGATGCTCGTGCCCACATTTGCATGGGCTAAGCCACGCACAAAGGCACAGATGAAGAAAACAGCTGCAAGTGCAATTAATCTGCAGACCACACTTGGCAAGCACAAAATGAACGCTCCACAGCAGGGCGGTAAAAGAACAGTAAACCAGTTGCGCGAGTTGAAGCAAACCCACACGTACACCGTGTTCGGATATACCGATGGTGGCTTTGCCGTAATCTCGGCTGACGACCTCGCACCCGAACTGCTTGGCGTGTCGGAATCGAACTTCGTAGAAACCGATAACCCCAGTTTCAAATGGTGGCTGAAGGCTATCGACGAAGTTATAACCAACGCTGTGAAGAACAACAAGCCCCTGAGTGTCATTAAACCCGATCCATCTAAGTATGCTGCTGAAGTGTCTACATTGCTCACAACGACGTGGGGACAGCAGATGCCTTACAACAAATTGTTGCCTAACACGAAGAAAGGACGACTGATTACGGGCTGCGTGGCAACAGCAACAGCACAGGTGCTCAACTATTTCAAGTATCCAGTGCGAGGCATAGGCTCACATACGGTACACTATCCAGCTAACGACCCCAGTGGCGTTGCTATCAGTGCAGACTTCGGAAACACCACCTACGACTGGGCAAATATGAAGGACGATTATAGCGGAAACTACACCGAAGCCGAAGCTAACGCTGTTGCAACCCTTATGTTGCACTGCGGTGTGGCTTCCGAAATGCAATATGGCGGTCCTAATGAGGGTAGTGGTGCATATATGACCGACTGTGCCGCAGGCTTGCGAACCTATTTCGGATTTACCGATGCTGAATACATTACTCGTGCTGACTATACCGACGAACAGTGGATGGACATCGTTTTCAGCGAACTAACGAAAGGACACCCACTCATCTACGGTGGTGTAAGCCCTGGTTCTATGGGACAAGACGCTGGACACGCTTTTGTAATCGACGGCTATAACAAGGCTGGCTTGGTGAGCGTGAACTGGGGTTGGAACGGCGATGTTGATGGATACTACAAGATAGACTTGCTTAATCCAGGCAATATGTACTCTTTCACTGCCGAACAAGATATGGTTAGAGGTGTTTACGGAAAACCAAAAGACCTTGAAAAGCGAACCATAAACCTTACTAAAGCAGGTATGTTGGCAGAAAGCATACCCGCCGATATGCGCGAAAAGATAGGCGAGCTTACGCTGACAGGCGACATCAATGGTTCCGATTTCCGCGTTATCCGCGAAATGGCAGGCTGCGACTATGCAGGTAAATTCACACAAGGAGGTCTCTCAATGCTCGATATAAAAGGTGCAAGAATAGTAAGTGGTGGCGAAGCATATCTGAAAGACGGTCAACTAACCACCACCAACGACAACCTTCCAGAGCGTGTTTTCTACGGCTGCAACAGTCTTAGGAAAATCGTTCTGCCCGATGGACTCAAGACAATCTCCGACGGAACGTTTGCACTCTGCCGTGCGCTCGAAGCAGTAGATAACATTCCAGCTGGCGGTGGTGATAATTTCGTTTATGAAAACGGAATTTTCTACACCAAAGACCGCAAGGAAATCATCAGCGTTGTGCCCTCTGCGAAAGGCGACCTCGTTGTTGCCGAAGGCATAACCACCCTCCGCAACTATGCTCTTGCAGGTTGCATAGGCATCAAACGCCTCGTGTTGCCTACAACCATCACCAACTTGGGCAACGAGAGTATGGCAGGTTGCCACAGCCTTGCCGAAATAAAGATATTCGCAAAGCAGCCGCCAAAGGTGGGCAAAGACCCACTGCTCAGCAGCCGCATCAACAGCATCATTCTGCGTGTTCCTATCGACACCAAGAAGACTTACAGAGGTTGGGCAGGAATACCATACAGAAATATAAAGGAATTTGGCAGCATTGTTACCGTGCGCAATACCGTTCGTGCATATGGCGAAGCCAATCCGAAGTTCGGTTACTCTGTACGTGGCGAATACTTCGAGGGCAAACCAGAAATTACTTGCGAAGCTAACGAGAAGTCGCCAGTAGGCAAATACGACATTCGAATCGACTACGGAACCATCACCGACAAGAGTATACAGCTTGTAGGTGGCGTCCTCACCGTCGACAAAGCTACCCTCACGGTCAGCACCGACAACGTTACACGCCAAGAAGGCAAGCCAAACCCAGAGTTCGTTCTCCATTACAGAGGATTTACGAACGGCGAAAACGATCAGGTACTCACCGTCCGTCCGACAGCGTCTACCACTGCAACCGAAACCAGTCCTGCAGGCGAATACGACATTATCATCAGCGGAGGCGAGGCACAGAACTACAAGTTCAGCTACAAGAAGGGTAAACTCACCGTCCTAACCGCTGCAGGCATCGACCACGCCGACGCCTCTGACGCAGCCACACCTCAAACAGTCTACTCTGTTTCAGGTGCTAAGGTTGGCACAACCGCATCTCTTTCTTCACTTCCTCGCGGTGTCTACATCGTGAACAATAAGAAAGTAGTTGTGAAATAAACATTCATCAAACCTCAATAAGTTGTTTTCACCGATAACCTATTGAGGTTGATATTGACAAAACAACCCGAATAGGTTGTTCGTAAAAGCAACAACTCATTTGTCCGATAGATATATTGGTGTCCGCAACAACCTTTTTGCGGGCACCAATATTTTTGTTTCCCTTCCTTTAAACCTACTGCAAACCATAGCTTCTATATGTTGGAGCATTACTTATCACGTTCCTAATACCAAGAAAGCATCGAATTTATCTATAATATTCTAGGTTATATAGAACTCATAGAAACCCTGTTGCAAAAATAGAAAACAGCTTCAGCTTTGTAAAGATAATTCTTACGAAAAACGGCAATTTCGATTTGGCGTTGCGAAAGCGTAGGTTTTGCAACGCAAAACAGCCGCTTTTACCGTGCAAAACCTACGCTTTTGGAATGCAAAACAATAGGTTTTGCAAGTCGTTTGTAATGAGGTTGTTATACAATAACTGTATCTGTGAAGAATATTTACAAAATTATGAGTATCTGTAAGTATGAAAGGTATAATAAAAGAGTTTACTTCCTATGCCTTCTAATTGCTTTCTATAAAATATTATGAGTGTACAGATAGAGGAATATGGGGTAGGGTTTAATTTGGGGCAGTACGAGTTTATACAATCTTTTGTATAAATAGAAATATCCCCGAAAGCTATTATGCTTTCGAGGATATTATTGTTTGGCTACGATTAATCGTTATGTTTATGGTGCTTTGTTCACGCATTGATTCGCCAGATGCAAATCTATGGTGGGGAAAA
Encoded here:
- a CDS encoding C10 family peptidase, encoding MKIKQNLFVALVLLMLVPTFAWAKPRTKAQMKKTAASAINLQTTLGKHKMNAPQQGGKRTVNQLRELKQTHTYTVFGYTDGGFAVISADDLAPELLGVSESNFVETDNPSFKWWLKAIDEVITNAVKNNKPLSVIKPDPSKYAAEVSTLLTTTWGQQMPYNKLLPNTKKGRLITGCVATATAQVLNYFKYPVRGIGSHTVHYPANDPSGVAISADFGNTTYDWANMKDDYSGNYTEAEANAVATLMLHCGVASEMQYGGPNEGSGAYMTDCAAGLRTYFGFTDAEYITRADYTDEQWMDIVFSELTKGHPLIYGGVSPGSMGQDAGHAFVIDGYNKAGLVSVNWGWNGDVDGYYKIDLLNPGNMYSFTAEQDMVRGVYGKPKDLEKRTINLTKAGMLAESIPADMREKIGELTLTGDINGSDFRVIREMAGCDYAGKFTQGGLSMLDIKGARIVSGGEAYLKDGQLTTTNDNLPERVFYGCNSLRKIVLPDGLKTISDGTFALCRALEAVDNIPAGGGDNFVYENGIFYTKDRKEIISVVPSAKGDLVVAEGITTLRNYALAGCIGIKRLVLPTTITNLGNESMAGCHSLAEIKIFAKQPPKVGKDPLLSSRINSIILRVPIDTKKTYRGWAGIPYRNIKEFGSIVTVRNTVRAYGEANPKFGYSVRGEYFEGKPEITCEANEKSPVGKYDIRIDYGTITDKSIQLVGGVLTVDKATLTVSTDNVTRQEGKPNPEFVLHYRGFTNGENDQVLTVRPTASTTATETSPAGEYDIIISGGEAQNYKFSYKKGKLTVLTAAGIDHADASDAATPQTVYSVSGAKVGTTASLSSLPRGVYIVNNKKVVVK